Below is a window of Leishmania major strain Friedlin complete genome, chromosome 29 DNA.
ACGGGACtagcggagctgcgcagctggCACCGCGCGCAGGCCTGCGTACACCTccacgctcctcctcctcccagcTCCACGACATCGACCTGCCGACTTCCTCATccgacggtgccgcggtACTAGCGACGGCGTCCGCTTGCTCGTTCCCTaaaaagtgtgtgtgtgtctgtctgtctcggcgtgtctgtgcgctACCCCAGCTACGCAgttgttgtttttctctGTCGCGTCTCCACGCCGTGCTTGTGCATTGTTATTCTCCTTGAGGAACTGTCTTGTTGCTTGGCGCTGCGTAAAGGGGACGAATAAGGCGAAGGGCGGTAAAAAGTGCCAAGAGaacgtgtgtgagtgtgtttGTGTAGCGATAGCGACAAGCGCGTGAGGCGGCGCCCCCCGCTGCTCCGCTTCtttgctgcagcgcacgctaCGTTTTTTggtcgctctcctctctctctctcgccgcccTTTGCTTTCTCTTTGACTGTTTCTCCGTTTTtttctgccccccccctccccccctcctatTCGTGCACgacgcgcctgtgtgtgtgtgtgtgtgtgtgtgtgtgcctgtgtctgtgccaCTATCTGTGCGAgtcggtgcgtgtgcctgtcgGCAGCTCCTTGTTCCTCAGCGGAAGGCGGCTTTCGCGCGCGCTTTTCGGCCTGTTCTtctcccccgccccaccAGCGCACAGCCTCTTCCTTCGTTTTCGTTGGTGCTCTGTGCTGGTGCTTCCCCATCCCGCtgtcactctctctctctctccatccctTCACCATGACGGCGGTAGCAGCCACGACAAGCATCACGACGACGCGGGCGTTGGACGAATTCCGCAGCGGTAATGTCGATACGGCGCAGCTCATACTAGAAGAGGCAGCCAAGTCCGAGCATAATGTAAATGAGCTGCTGTCCATCCACTGCATGCGCGCCACCTTGGCTGCGATGAAGGGCAGCATGGACGTCACGGCCATCACCGCGCAGCTCGCTCCCGGCGAGCCGGTGCGGGTGCCGGTACAGAGCTACTTAGAAGGCATTGCCGCCATGGCGCGCGGCGATCTGACCACGGCACGAAGGCGCCTGGAAACGGCAGTGGAGCGGTGCGAGGGCTTTGGCGCCGCCATGGTGTGTCTCGCCGCCGTGTACTACCTCACTAGCCAATACGAGAAGAGCTACGCGCAGTACTGCTGCACCTTGAAGATGTTCGGCTCCGAGAAGacgccgccggtggtgcGGGTAGGAATGGGCCTGTGCGCCTTCCGGCTGCAGCGACTCGTAGATGCCCGGCGCATCCTTGAGCGCGCCATCGAGGTGCACCCCGATGATGAGCTCGCGTGGCTGGGGCTGCTGGCCGTCTACATTGACCTTCGCATGCTGCCACAGATCCACACAGCCGTGATGCGTCTCAAGCAGTTGATGCCTCAGAACACGACGGTGCTACTGAAAGTGTGCGACTTAGCCTACTTCCGCTCCTTGGAGGACGGGCGGCTGAAGAGCTCCATGGGGCGGCTGCGTAGTCTGCTGCGGTATGTGCGGCAGACAGCCTCGCCTGAAGAAATGGCGCTGGTCGACTTCCACGAGggccggctgctgctcgcctgtggcgaggtggcggcggcgcagccgctcctcgaGTCCGCCGTGCGGGCGAACCCGAACCTCCTAGCCGCCCGTATCCATTACGCCCGACTACTGATGCACGCCAACCGCCACGTCGACgcggagacgctgctgaTGGAGGTGAACAGGACATGGCCCAATGAGAAGGAGGTGCTACAGATGCTCGCCATTCTCGCCACGCGGGCGGGTCGACACAACGAGGCCCTTCGCTACAGTCACACACTAACCATGACGGTGGCGCAGGGCGACGTGAACTCGTGGGCGTTGGCCGCCGTATGTTCCCGTCTAGACACGGGGCACTGCGGGCGGAtctgcgcgcacgtgcgtgccgtTCAGCGGGAGCTAAAACTGCCCTCTAGCTGGAAGCTGAGCGCCAACCTCGCCATCCTGTCAGGGGatgtggaggcgctgcagggcaTCGTGGACGCGGAGCTAGGGGCGGCCTTTCTCATGTCCAACACCGCAGTGGACGTTTCCTACGTGCCGCTGTTGTACAACCTGGCCCTGCTGCTTGAGAAGCGGGAGCCGGTGCGCGCACGGCAACTTTACGTGTACCTCGTCAAGCACCACAGCACCTTTGCTGCACCGTACTATCGCCTGCATTTCCTGGCAAAGGAAGCAggtcagctgcagcaggccatGGCGTGGCTGCAGTGGCTGCTGAAGGTGCACCCGATGGAGGCCGCGGCCCAGACATGCATGGCGCAGCTGTACATGGAGACGTCAAGCGCGAAGGAAGCGCTGGCTATCTTCAAGAAGGTTAACGCCTCCGAGTTGCAGCTTCCTGTTGCTCTCGCCGTCGGTGCCACCTCTCTGCAGGCGTGCCAGCAATCGTCCTCGCAGTGGCCGAAGCTGCTCGCCTCGGCGCGCTCCTTTTACCGGAAGGCCCTCGCCAAGGACCCACGCAACATTCTCGCAGCCCACGGCTACGCGTGCTGCGACGGACtggagcggcgcggcgacgccgctgaaGCGATGCTGAACAGCGTGAGTGAGGTGACCCCGCTTTCCACCGTGCCGACAAGCAACGTcgacgcgcaccgcgcgaATGTGAAGATGCTCAGCCACGGCTACAAGCAGGCCGCGGACTACTTTGCGCGCATGCCGACGCGCACATCGGAGCAGGACGCGATGTACTCGTACTGCATCGCTACGGAGGGGCGGTACGCGGAGGCTCTTGAGCTGATCCACACCGCCTCCATCAAGGCACCAGGTGAGGATCCGATGCTGGTGTACAAtacagcgctgctgcacttcATGGCCTTCGTTGACGGGCTGAAAGGCACCCGCGCCCTTACGGCGGCGCAGGGTGAGTCGCTTCTCGCCCACCTCGAGGCCGGGCAGCAGGGCACCACTTTCCTGGATGGCATCAAGGGCAAGTACGAGTTGATGAGTCGTGCCAAGCGCTACCTTCGATCTATCAGCGCCTACTGCGAGCGCCACCGTGCcaccgtgcacacgcttgtggAGGCTGGCCAGCAGCGGgcgaaggagctggcgcaggcCGAGGAGGGATGGCGGCGCGTTTTTGCGTTGCAcaaggcggagcaggagcgccgacaagaggaggaggagttgGCGGAGCAccagaaggcggaggagcgcaAGCTGACGGAGGCAGACGTGTATGCACGCTTTCGTCAAAGCCGAATTCAGCAaccggcggtgctgctgaacGCGGACTTGCTtgcggcgacgatggcggaTGCCATGCAGGACACGATGCCGGTAGACGAaccgccagcggcgctgggggaagaggaggacgggATGCCGTAATCCACTCCTGCTTCCATTGCTGTGACTCATTTTTCTTGTTCACCGGTTTGCAGTGCGTCACTGCCGTGTTGTGGATGAGCTGGCTCGTTGtcctctgcgtgcgcgtatgTGCGTAAACGTGGCGCTTCTACATGTCATTTGTTGCGGCGGTCGGCGACAATCGAGAGGGCGCCGCGGCTTCCACGTCATGGACCCCTCGTTGATTGGGCGCTGGGCAGCTGCTtttgtgcttgtgcgcgttAGCTGGACGGCGCGGTCCGCCGTGACGCAGGTGAGTGCCTACACACCGCAGCGGGTAGGAGGGGCCGAGGATGGAAACGAAAGGGAGGGCCGCTCGTCCTACAGCTGCAGAGTGGGGGACCGGGTGCCCTGCGCAAGATTGCAGGTGCGAAAGGGGGCGATGGGGCACCGTGCGCTGTGGTTTACTTCTGTGGtgcctttttgtttttgtcttgcgcgtgtgcgtgtgtgtctttgtTCTTGTCGcctccgtgtgtgcgtgcgtgcttgcgtgtgcctctctccctcttttaTGGTCTAGTGGGAGTTCTTCTTTACGTTCTTCTAACCGCGATGAGGGATCAACATCCAATCAATTTGTGGCTGCCCGCTTGTCGCTCTTACCTGCAGGAGTatgggtgcgtgcgtgtgttggtgCTTCCATAcgacccctcctccccttctccaAGGAGGTGCTCTACGCACAAGAGGTGTTCGCATCCGTCTCTCGCTCTATGCGCTAACTCTCATGTATGTAATCCTTCCCCATCCCTCCATCCGTGATTTGACGCGAGCCCGCTGCCGTTCGCAGATGGACGCCTAGCGCGTGCCTTCAGTGCCAACGCATCTCTTCCGAAGCCTGGAAGCTGTATGCTATGCACCGCCATCTCTTCCTTGGCCAACACGCACAAGACAAGGAAGCCACGGAGCTGCGCGGAGGGGCTTCTTTCCCTGCTCTCTCTTGGTTTGTCGCCTCTCTGatgtgtgcacacacacgcgctcccAAGACCCATGCCAGCCAACGCCGGTCAGCGATGCTCACATGCCAGGAAGTTGTACCTCTAtttccttctccatctccctcACACACGTGTGTTCCCCCCACTTCCCCtaaccctccccccccccacacacacatgcgtctATGTTCTTCTCCAGTTCTCGCTCCTGCATTCACCCGCCTTCGCCGTCGGACTCCCCTTTCTCGAATCCTCTACAGCCGCTAAAATGACGGACAAAAGCGTCTATGGCGGTCTCTTTCAAGACCCGCCGTACCTGTCCTCCGACCCGGATCCGAAAAAGACGGACCCCTACGACAAGAAGGATGCCATCCCGTCAAGGTACTTGGGCAAGAACATGACGATCGGCGGCCGTGTGCCGCCTGGCCAGCACCCTGACGCCTACTTCGACAAGAGGTTCCTCaccctcgcctcctcggaGCAGAACGGAGGTAAGCCGGTGGACTACGACGAGagcaagcagcgcaccgccgcctccaggaCAAACACCAAGAACGCCATCTCTGACAAAGAGTTCTGCTACTCATCGTACCCGGAGAAGAGCACTGGCCCCGGTAGCTACTACGGATGCTTTCAGAATCGCCCGTACGAATACATGACGGAGCCGTGGGATGATGGTAAGtccaagaagaagaagagggcacCGAAgccgaaggaggaggagccgaCGCACTTGCCTAACATCAAGACGAACCCCGCCAAGAAGGGCACGTATGGCTACCCCGGACTGCTGCTGAGCAACCCCTCTTACAACGACGACTGGAAGAAGGACtacgccgcagcagaggcaaACAGGGCACGCAGGGAGCGTAAGCAGGGCCCCGCACCAAAGGCACTAGGGCCACCGTTTCACATTCCTGGTGTGAGCCACTCCTACATCGACGAGATGCCGAATACGGGCGTGTCCGCGGTGTATGCGGCCTACGAGGCCCCGGCGGATAGCGCTGCTGAGAAGCGCAAGGCCAAGAGGgaagctgcggctgctcctACCCTAGTCCATGAGCGTGCGTTCTACGGGTCTGCCAACCGGTCCGGCGAGCCGGGTTGCCTGAACCCGTTCCCCAACTTGTGGGTGCACCCGGATGAGACGCAGCCGTCGAAGATCGCGCTGCGCAAACAGGCgcagaaggagaaggaggaggcggctcGGCAGCCCAAAAGAACCGAAGTGTGGAGGCCGAACTCCTTCGGGAAGACGTCTGTAGTGTCCTCGTGCCTTCGCAGGTTCTACTGAGCGACTCGGTCCCCGTCGTTGCTGGTGCCAACGAAAGTCTTCCCTAGTCAGCCCTGCTTTCCGTGTGCGAGAGTGTGTGCTCTCTtgctggcagcgctgcatctCCTTTCTCACTCGCCTTTGCGGGGAGAGATGTGCAGGGCTCTTCTTTGGGGTTCCGTGGCCGGTGCTCGGCTGGCTGCTGTGGATGGTAGAGAGGGCGGATGTGGCGGGGTAAGGGCCGGCGAGGAAGGCAACCCGCCGTCTCACTCCGTGTTTCTGACCCTCTGATCATGGCTGATCGCTTGCCTGCATGCCGCCCTGCGATGTTGGCACTGCGGGATCTACCagtcctcctctctttctaCCTCACTCCTTGTTTCTTCTGTACCGCCCGTAAAGGAGAAGGGTAGGGGGAAAGCCGCTGGAAAAAAGGGCGAATAcgggctgcgcgtgcgcccttccccttcccaGGGTCTCTCTTCGCCTTTCCTTCGCTATCTGAAAATGTTGCTGCTTGTTGTTGGATTTTATCACTCTCGTTGTGCGCATGTACACTGacctcctctcccccaaCTGCCTTCACCtgggggaggaaaggggtCTTTCGGAGTTGTCTGCATGGTGCCACTTATACTTTTTTTCCGTTTCCGGATCCTTCCGCATGTACAGCGAAGAGCTCACGATGAACGAGATtgaaaggagggaagggggtgggggaagcCGCCGACTGAGACGTCTTTTTGTGTGTTCTCACCTCCTGtgtcgcgcgcgctctcATCGGCGTCCAGCGGCACACCCTATCCGTCAACCTCGCTTATCTCTCTACTTCCGCACCAACACCTCTTAggcctcccctctctcgcccttcttttcgtttgtttgCTCGCTTTTTCATTGTGCATGTATGCTGTGTGGAGAACCCGACTCCTGTGGTTCCTGTGCTCCTGCCTTTCCCTTTTCAGCCTggcccccttcccttccctttcctcgCAGCCTCATCTGGCGCGGCGTGCATACTGACACACGATGTCTCCGTTGACGGGCAATCAGACAGCGCCACTAACGAGCATGCGCAATACGCGAAGACAACTCGTCGTCGCTCGACTCTTTTCTCCAtgcattctctctctcctttgaGCTCCCCCACTTCTACGTTGGCCCGAACAGCAGCCACCCTCACACTCAAAGGACCTGGAGAAGAACGGTGGCGAAATCTACGGGCAAACTTTGCACATGACGGCGCCGATTGTGGGGCCCCGCGCTGAACGATCCCCTTCTCATCGTCCAGCGCGCCTTgacctctcctcccttcttccACTTTCCTgttttcccctcccctcctctctctctcacctgATTTGTTTCTTCGAATTTCCGGCTGCTTGTACACACCCCGTTTGCGTGTATGCATATCCCTGcgtacacatgcacatgctatgatgcgtgtgcgcgtgtgtgcgttggctGTGTTGTTGCGTTTGCCGCACaacttcttttttttttgtaccGCTTCGACGCGCTGTCTGCGCTGTGTGAGCGTTGCTGCTCGTACGCctacatatatacatacatatatatatatatatatatatatatatatatgtgtgtctgtgtgtgtgtgtccatgCCAATACGCACACCGTTGCGCATACCAGCCAAGGGCTTTCTTTTCCGACTTCCGCTCTTTTTTATtgttctgtttttttttctgacCTTCTCGTGTTTTCAAGCGTTGCCTTGCTCGAGCTCCCTTCGCTTCGAGTGCACGCACATCCTTGAACATTACCACGCAGCTCCCCGCGCGttacacgcacacccacacggtTGCTCatacacacccgcacacgaTCCGAGGTTTGCTTTTATACACATCCAtacaccctcccctccctcccttctctgctctgccccctcctctccttaCCCGACTTACGCCGGCACCCTCTCTGCAACAGGAGACACACAACACGTGCTGACAAGAGCAGATTCagacgaaagaaaaagagtgctttcacacgcacacacacacacacacacacacacatggcGCAAGTAGCAGAGGAGTCGCGGGCGCTGGAGAGCCACGTGTTCCGCAACAAGTACCGCCAAATCAAGTCGATCGGCAAAGGCAGCTTcggcgaggcggtgctcGTCCGCTCAAAGCTAGATGGCAAGCGCTACGTGGCCAAGGCAATCGACTCCATTTCCATGACGCCCAAAGAGCGGCGTGACGTGCAGAATGAGATTCGCATTCTAGCCGCCGTCGACCACCCCAACATCATTCGCTACCACGAGCACTTTGAGGATGACACTCTAATCTTCATTATCATGGAATacgccgacggtggcgacTTGAGCTTTCGTATAAAGGAGGCAAAGAAGCAAGACGTGCCGCAGCCCTTCGACCCAAACTTGGCGATGTTCTGGTTTCTGCAGATCTGTATGGCGCTCAAGTACCTGCATGACAACCACATCCTTCACCGCGACCTCAAGACGGCCAACATCTTCCTCACCTCCAAGAACGTGGTGAAGCTTGGCGACTTCGGTATTTCAACAATCCTCCAGAACACGATGGCATGCGCCAAGACTGTGTGCGGCACCCCCTACTATTTCTCGCCGGAGCTCTGCCAAAGCAAGCCGTATAACAACAAGAGTGATGTGTGGGCTCTGGGCGTCGTCTTCTACGAGACCCTCACCCTGCACCGCCCCTTCAACGCCAAGACGCTGAAGGACCTACTAAAGAAGATATTAGCAGGTAACTACGACCCAATCCCCACCACAATTCCAGTGGAGATGCGCTCCCTGTGTGCCAGCCTGCTGCAGGTGAACTATATGCAGCGTCCCAGCATCAACCGCATCCTAGAGAGCCCCTACGTGCAAAGCACCCTGCGCAGCTTCAGTGAGGACTTGGCCCGCCAGGTGGAGAAGGACCGCTCCGACTTCGAGGCGAAGAAGCTTAGCGAGCGCGAGAAGCATGCTCAGTCGAGCCCCctgaaggaggaggtggcgaggATGCCGCAAGAGCCGGCAAAACCACAACTCAGCGAGCGCGAGCAGatggcgatgctgcgcggcaTGGACCGCGAGAAGATGAAGGCAATGCTGGCGAAGCAGGCCGCTGAGGAAAAGTCTGCGCCTAAGACCGCAACGGCACCTGAGCAGATGGGCCATCCTGATGTGGATGATGATGGCGACTACATCGCGCAGAAGAAGGCCATGGTGGAGAACACCAAGGAAATTGTGGGCAAGTCAAACCTTGGCGGGCACCCAGAGGAGTTCGGCGACGGCCCCGCCGACAGCGCCCCACAGGTGGAGACGATCACGATGGCGAATGGGCGCACGGTGCTTGCCTCCAGGGTACGCGACCACCTGGAGAAGGAGATGGGCTTTGAGCTGCTGAATCGCGCCGTCGAGCTTTACAACTCTGGTATGATGAGCGGCCTCACCAACTCGGAGATGCAGCACGAGCTGACTGAACTCTTAGGACCGGCATTTGCGCACAACGCCAACGCCATCACGAAGCTGGCCGTCTGGGAGGGGAAGCAGTAGGCCCTTGGCGCCGTGGGAAAGGTATCCACGTGCGAGTCTTGCTCGCGACGCTGTGACTGCGGTCTGAAAACacagggaagggagaggcaTGAGGTGCGCTATATGGCACCTGCTTCGTCGTCTTTTTTCTGagtgtcgcagctgctgccagGTGTGGTGATCCACTGTGCTTGCTAATACAATTCCGGTATCATGTGCTGTGCGGACGGGGGcgaggaaaaggaaaaggtgCTCTCATACATCTCCCTATCTTCACCCAAACGCATACAGTTGTCGGGGCAGGTGCGGTGGTtgtgctggcgctggtgTTGATTGCTCTTTTTGTATGACGATGTGCCGTGCTGTTCTTGCTTCCTTCCTGTCGTGCCTTTTTTTCGGTtcgtctttttcttttgtgaCGTTGTCCGCCGCAGTGTCGTCGTagtcgctgttgctgcccCCCTTTTTACACCGTTGCTTGCAAATGTTTGCGAGTGCATCCTGGTGCCTCGTTCCTTCCTGGAGCCAGTCGACCACCGCACCTCGCCTTATCGCtgtcccttcctcccctcctcagTTCTCTGCggttcctctctctcccatattgtctctctgtgtgtgtgtgtctgcgtgcgcctACTTTCTTCTGACACCTATCTGCGTGTGATGGCAAGTGTGTCCTCCCTCTTCCAAACGCTAGCCCCGTTTCCTCGCTTCCTGTTGGTAATCACCGAGCCCCACGCCTGGGACGCTCATGGATGAGAGGGAGAAGTTTGCGAGATACAcaggaaagggggagaggagtgGAGTAGAGAGGCAAAGCAGCggcgaaaaggagagaaacaaaacacacaTGAAAACGAGCGTAGCGATACCCCTCTCGTTTCCACAGCGTCCACGAACACACGTATGTGcgtgaaggggagggagtTGCACATCTTAAGAAGCGACCACGTCTTTTGTCTTTTGCTCTTTTCactcttccttttttttttctggagacagcggcagcagcagcgaaaagTCACAGTAAAACACCacgagaagaggaggaggagggtttGCAAACTGTTGCGCACTTGAAGCGCCgccccccctctttctctctccccggGCGTGCACACGAACGGGCTGATATATACACAACCTGCCATCGAGAAAGGGCTGGAGAAGGGTTAGTGCAGCTTGATCTTAAAtcgcagacacacgcacacaaaatCGTCTGCCATCATGTGCGTTCCCACGCACTCTATGCGCGAATGAATGCatctacatatatatatatatatatatatatatatatgtatacgcTTTGGCGTACACTCAGCGATGGTGTGCATGGTGGCGACGACTACAGCGACCAGGTGTGGCGttgtgctctctctttctcttccgtTTTTGTGTTTGCCATCACTTCTATATCGTTCTCGTTCTCGTTTTGCGTCttttgtctctctccctgttCTTCCGGTGTTCTATTCTCACAAAGAATGTGATTTTCAGCGAGATCGAATCGGCGGCCACGTGTGGGCCCAGGGAGCATGTGTCTGTCGTAGTGCTTGTTTCGattgtgtgggtgtgtctgcgGATGATGATGGGTCGGTACAAGGGGGTAGGGGGGTAGGGCTGTGGCGCGGCCGAGATATAAAGTGGCGAAATGATGTAAGCCGCTCTTTTTCGTCGAAAGGGggtgaggcggaggctgcACCATCGAAGAACGCCGTTCGCTCTCGCTGTCTCAACCTCTTTTTCACCCCCTTCCTGCTGCGTGATCTgcctcttttcttttgttccGTCGATCTTCTtcaccgcctctgcgcctACTtgctctctgtgtgtggTACTCGTACGCAAAACACTCGtacgcgtgtatgtgtgtgtgtgtgtgcttgcgtaGGAGTGCGCACGTTTTGTGTGTCTTCTACTTTTATTTTCtacctgtgtgcgtgcgtattTTTGTGCATGGCAGTTGCGCATGcgcctctttcctttttcatgtcttccctttttttctttgtctgtctgtgtgtctctctctctctctctcggtctcCGTTTTTTTTCGCGTATTGGCCGGTGGAGGatgccgctggcgcgcgtATGCAACGGTGACGACTACAAGAGCGAGAAcaaccctcctccccccttcctccctcccttcccctccttccaCCGAAAACGAAATCAAGCACATACGCGCCCCGAACATatacctatatatatatatatgtaccAAAAGGAAATAGAACAGTCGTCCAAAGTGTGAATCCAATCCAAGCGAAGGAGGA
It encodes the following:
- a CDS encoding conserved hypothetical protein (previous protein_id=AAZ09712.1), whose amino-acid sequence is MTAVAATTSITTTRALDEFRSGNVDTAQLILEEAAKSEHNVNELLSIHCMRATLAAMKGSMDVTAITAQLAPGEPVRVPVQSYLEGIAAMARGDLTTARRRLETAVERCEGFGAAMVCLAAVYYLTSQYEKSYAQYCCTLKMFGSEKTPPVVRVGMGLCAFRLQRLVDARRILERAIEVHPDDELAWLGLLAVYIDLRMLPQIHTAVMRLKQLMPQNTTVLLKVCDLAYFRSLEDGRLKSSMGRLRSLLRYVRQTASPEEMALVDFHEGRLLLACGEVAAAQPLLESAVRANPNLLAARIHYARLLMHANRHVDAETLLMEVNRTWPNEKEVLQMLAILATRAGRHNEALRYSHTLTMTVAQGDVNSWALAAVCSRLDTGHCGRICAHVRAVQRELKLPSSWKLSANLAILSGDVEALQGIVDAELGAAFLMSNTAVDVSYVPLLYNLALLLEKREPVRARQLYVYLVKHHSTFAAPYYRLHFLAKEAGQLQQAMAWLQWLLKVHPMEAAAQTCMAQLYMETSSAKEALAIFKKVNASELQLPVALAVGATSLQACQQSSSQWPKLLASARSFYRKALAKDPRNILAAHGYACCDGLERRGDAAEAMLNSVSEVTPLSTVPTSNVDAHRANVKMLSHGYKQAADYFARMPTRTSEQDAMYSYCIATEGRYAEALELIHTASIKAPGEDPMLVYNTALLHFMAFVDGLKGTRALTAAQGESLLAHLEAGQQGTTFLDGIKGKYELMSRAKRYLRSISAYCERHRATVHTLVEAGQQRAKELAQAEEGWRRVFALHKAEQERRQEEEELAEHQKAEERKLTEADVYARFRQSRIQQPAVLLNADLLAATMADAMQDTMPVDEPPAALGEEEDGMP
- a CDS encoding conserved hypothetical protein (previous protein_id=AAZ09713.1); translation: MPANAGQRCSHARKLYLYFLLHLPHTRVFPPLPLTLPPPTHTCVYVLLQFSLLHSPAFAVGLPFLESSTAAKMTDKSVYGGLFQDPPYLSSDPDPKKTDPYDKKDAIPSRYLGKNMTIGGRVPPGQHPDAYFDKRFLTLASSEQNGGKPVDYDESKQRTAASRTNTKNAISDKEFCYSSYPEKSTGPGSYYGCFQNRPYEYMTEPWDDGKSKKKKRAPKPKEEEPTHLPNIKTNPAKKGTYGYPGLLLSNPSYNDDWKKDYAAAEANRARRERKQGPAPKALGPPFHIPGVSHSYIDEMPNTGVSAVYAAYEAPADSAAEKRKAKREAAAAPTLVHERAFYGSANRSGEPGCLNPFPNLWVHPDETQPSKIALRKQAQKEKEEAARQPKRTEVWRPNSFGKTSVVSSCLRRFY
- a CDS encoding putative serine/threonine-protein kinase (previous protein_id=AAZ09714.1) — protein: MAQVAEESRALESHVFRNKYRQIKSIGKGSFGEAVLVRSKLDGKRYVAKAIDSISMTPKERRDVQNEIRILAAVDHPNIIRYHEHFEDDTLIFIIMEYADGGDLSFRIKEAKKQDVPQPFDPNLAMFWFLQICMALKYLHDNHILHRDLKTANIFLTSKNVVKLGDFGISTILQNTMACAKTVCGTPYYFSPELCQSKPYNNKSDVWALGVVFYETLTLHRPFNAKTLKDLLKKILAGNYDPIPTTIPVEMRSLCASLLQVNYMQRPSINRILESPYVQSTLRSFSEDLARQVEKDRSDFEAKKLSEREKHAQSSPLKEEVARMPQEPAKPQLSEREQMAMLRGMDREKMKAMLAKQAAEEKSAPKTATAPEQMGHPDVDDDGDYIAQKKAMVENTKEIVGKSNLGGHPEEFGDGPADSAPQVETITMANGRTVLASRVRDHLEKEMGFELLNRAVELYNSGMMSGLTNSEMQHELTELLGPAFAHNANAITKLAVWEGKQ